The Xanthomonas sontii genomic sequence CAGCGTCGCCTGCGGCCATCGCTGCTTGAACCACTGCGCGGCGGAGACATGATCGGCGTGGGCGTGGGTCTCGAGGATCCAGCGCAGGTGCAGTCCGCGCGCGTCCAGGCACGACGCAAGCGCCTGCGCCGGCGCGTCGTCCAGTGCGCCGGTCTGCGGGTCGTAGCCCACCACCGGGTCGATCACCGCGGCGTCGCGGCCATCCTCGACCAAGTAGCTCCAGGTGCCGGAAGCGGCGTGGTGGAAGGCGTGGACGTGCGGATGCTGGCTCATCGATCGCTCCGGGTGGCGGCAGGTGGCGCGGCGCTGCAGTAGATGCCGTGCAGCACCTCGAGGATGCGCTGCACCGGGCCGGGCACCAGCGAATAATAGATGGTCTGACCCTCGCGGCGGGTCTGCACCAGTCCATCCTCGCGCAGCAGCGCCAGGTGTTGCGACAGCGCCGACTGGCTCAGCTCCACACGTGCGTTGAGCTCGCCGACCGATTGCTCGTGGTCCACCAGCAG encodes the following:
- a CDS encoding helix-turn-helix transcriptional regulator, giving the protein MPRRAATALDPAAMRAHASEAARLLKALGNEKRLLLLCLLVDHEQSVGELNARVELSQSALSQHLALLREDGLVQTRREGQTIYYSLVPGPVQRILEVLHGIYCSAAPPAATRSDR